The Planctomycetota bacterium genome has a window encoding:
- a CDS encoding PQQ-binding-like beta-propeller repeat protein, which yields MRVPLSLAVALCATSLLAADWPTLRGNVARTGYVDAEIRPPFRLAWARHFVGERIGSAVEPIIADGKVFIGTHSGNLYALDAASGRPLWRLQAEGPILHSPAYASGSIMIAPARGSVEWLDADTGKPRDRRAALFGGWSVAPLIVEGKTYLWSRAGLYATYDPATEPSGQNMPVPSRQTAAFADGRVFVTGEDMRLRAFDARLGSSLWTSDPLVGQTARNYYPVIAKKGGRTVVIVRTNPVIQMSRLIAQDRHLLCQSAGVDDSDWKKVAAWIKTKEAMGTPELWEKEQAAICDYLAKHREAQTFFVLDAETGKLLPPPPVLWIAGCQGVGTPPVVLPDGRLLVFYRSVYGNWNDGVAPLVALGLLDLDRNRIEPLQHIHGTNPPWGLFWGTADESQNFLVARDTLIIIHQGTLSGFDLKTRQLFPIWGKRDTWGGFKNLPWARNEWHGPARSGVAIVGNRIYWQTGSRVLCIVSGEKGEPANDEGIAAASVPPAVAPPPGRPERHFILEQLRNALATLSASLGTASWAPLYVEPGLSGREFPFDDSGETFEALAWAFPHLEARERQTAKALLAKQWEEFPPFTRQAWYPLDKGERREPFWVPPDVLTPSGQPRPHHPFGNVYAVWLYAERCGEWDRVKAAWPQIKACFEDFARMNWKLDPERGDLYASRYLASLLAFARIAEKAGDAEAARQASALAEKTGEALVAWWKAVAGRITPRIFADIREWDDFIGKGNGLFFKIIAHKSKIALFHDLTPEVAALVRAKAPEAVEKVWTAFETLCPTWYLVGEERQVHFGENFVDPPDFALNAFKAFAWLRGAKPDELAARVDVPPCKADLAHLAKLAIALEAK from the coding sequence ATGAGAGTGCCCCTCAGCCTGGCCGTCGCCCTCTGCGCCACCTCCCTTCTCGCCGCCGACTGGCCAACCCTGCGCGGGAACGTGGCGCGCACGGGCTACGTGGACGCCGAGATCAGGCCGCCGTTCCGCCTCGCCTGGGCGCGGCACTTCGTCGGCGAGCGGATCGGCAGCGCTGTCGAGCCCATCATCGCCGACGGCAAGGTCTTCATCGGCACCCACAGCGGCAACCTCTACGCCCTCGACGCCGCCTCCGGCAGGCCCCTCTGGCGCCTCCAGGCCGAGGGCCCGATCCTGCATTCGCCCGCCTACGCAAGTGGCTCGATCATGATTGCCCCGGCAAGGGGGAGCGTCGAATGGCTGGACGCAGACACCGGGAAGCCCCGTGACCGACGCGCCGCGCTCTTCGGCGGCTGGAGCGTCGCGCCGCTGATCGTGGAGGGCAAGACCTACCTCTGGTCACGTGCCGGGCTGTACGCCACCTATGACCCCGCTACGGAACCCAGCGGCCAGAACATGCCTGTGCCTTCCCGCCAGACGGCCGCCTTCGCCGACGGCCGGGTCTTTGTCACGGGGGAGGACATGCGGCTTCGGGCCTTTGATGCCAGGCTGGGCTCGTCGCTCTGGACATCCGACCCCCTCGTCGGCCAGACCGCGCGCAATTACTACCCGGTCATAGCGAAGAAGGGTGGCCGCACGGTGGTCATCGTGCGCACGAATCCCGTCATCCAGATGTCGCGGCTCATCGCCCAGGACCGCCACCTGCTGTGCCAATCCGCCGGCGTGGACGACAGCGACTGGAAGAAGGTTGCAGCCTGGATCAAGACCAAGGAGGCGATGGGCACGCCCGAGCTGTGGGAGAAGGAGCAGGCCGCCATCTGCGACTACCTCGCGAAGCACCGCGAGGCTCAGACCTTCTTCGTCCTCGACGCCGAAACGGGCAAGCTGCTCCCCCCGCCGCCCGTGCTCTGGATCGCGGGCTGCCAGGGCGTGGGCACCCCGCCCGTCGTGCTGCCCGACGGACGCCTGCTGGTCTTCTACCGTAGCGTCTACGGCAACTGGAACGACGGCGTGGCGCCGCTCGTCGCCCTCGGCCTGCTCGACCTCGACAGGAACCGCATCGAGCCGCTCCAGCACATCCACGGCACCAACCCGCCCTGGGGCCTCTTCTGGGGCACGGCCGACGAGAGCCAGAACTTCCTCGTCGCACGCGACACGCTCATCATCATCCACCAGGGCACGCTGAGCGGCTTCGATCTCAAGACGCGCCAGCTCTTCCCCATCTGGGGCAAGCGCGACACTTGGGGCGGCTTCAAGAACCTGCCCTGGGCGCGCAACGAATGGCACGGCCCCGCCCGCAGCGGCGTGGCCATCGTGGGCAACCGCATCTACTGGCAGACCGGCAGCCGCGTGCTCTGCATCGTCTCGGGCGAAAAGGGCGAGCCGGCGAACGACGAAGGGATTGCCGCCGCGAGCGTGCCGCCAGCCGTTGCGCCGCCGCCCGGGCGCCCGGAGAGGCATTTCATACTTGAACAACTACGAAATGCTCTTGCAACCCTATCGGCCAGCTTGGGCACCGCATCGTGGGCACCCCTCTACGTCGAGCCGGGGCTGTCCGGCCGAGAGTTCCCCTTCGACGACAGCGGCGAGACCTTCGAGGCGCTGGCTTGGGCCTTCCCACATCTCGAAGCCAGGGAGAGGCAAACGGCCAAAGCCCTCCTCGCCAAGCAGTGGGAGGAGTTCCCCCCCTTCACCAGGCAGGCCTGGTACCCCCTCGACAAGGGCGAACGACGCGAGCCCTTCTGGGTGCCTCCCGACGTGCTCACGCCCTCCGGCCAGCCGAGGCCGCACCATCCCTTCGGGAACGTCTACGCCGTCTGGCTCTACGCCGAGCGCTGCGGCGAGTGGGACCGCGTGAAGGCCGCCTGGCCGCAGATCAAGGCGTGCTTCGAAGACTTCGCCAGGATGAACTGGAAGCTCGACCCCGAGAGGGGCGACCTCTACGCCAGCCGCTACCTTGCCTCGCTCCTCGCCTTCGCCCGCATCGCGGAGAAAGCGGGCGACGCGGAGGCGGCTAGGCAGGCGAGCGCCCTGGCCGAGAAGACGGGCGAGGCCCTCGTCGCCTGGTGGAAGGCCGTGGCAGGACGCATCACCCCCCGCATCTTCGCCGACATTCGCGAGTGGGACGACTTCATCGGCAAAGGCAACGGCCTGTTCTTCAAGATCATCGCCCACAAGAGCAAGATCGCGCTCTTCCACGACCTCACGCCCGAGGTGGCGGCCCTCGTGAGAGCCAAGGCCCCCGAGGCCGTCGAGAAGGTCTGGACCGCCTTCGAGACCCTCTGCCCCACCTGGTATCTCGTCGGCGAAGAGCGCCAGGTGCACTTCGGCGAGAACTTCGTGGACCCGCCCGACTTCGCGCTCAATGCCTTCAAGGCCTTCGCGTGGCTCCGCGGCGCGAAGCCCGACGAACTGGCCGCCCGCGTGGACGTCCCCCCCTGCAAGGCCGACCTGGCCCACCTGGCCAAACTGGCCATCGCGCTGGAGGCCAAGTGA
- a CDS encoding FecR domain-containing protein, translated as MAEADRHHELIARYLDGAASEAEVAELSRRVEADPRAAEALAWAGRLEGWLEQHFRQTASNGRARAVVERIEADLVPPASGAGAAPWARWLTAWAALAAVAVLAVGVLALWLWPRGAMCRVLSGRVLADGAETRTIARGATIRVAERAALRLSDGSRATLDPDTRATLHGATEGLRQLVALHEGGGVFRVEKAPGGFQVRTPVGSVTALGTEFSVRLLPPTPDGTGDDAMRLRHVALAVAVMAGAVQVQTGEHAYVLGIGDSQVFAGDGEREAPWVPDAPRVGEGERDGAPRLARVAGEITAVGGASIMVTTRGDRGEATLNIIIRTETRIRIETGETETVVGEGGREVRKPKFAEGAMADLKVGQRVNVTCVDGNKATEVIILRARAAREGEGEARVKRDGGEGEARIRREGGDGEGEVRVKREGGEGDREGEARVKREGGDGEGEARVKGEGDGDREGEARVKREGGEGDRAPKTLRGSGVLTNVTRDSITITQRGDRGVRSRTLKVNGDTRVRIEGGGDGEGARSEKVGLDSLRVGQNVTAVCTEEGVAVEIIIRRPAAPKREGEGERRREGEGKPPRPVGEGERRREG; from the coding sequence ATGGCTGAGGCCGACCGCCACCACGAGCTGATCGCTCGTTACCTCGACGGCGCGGCGTCGGAAGCCGAGGTCGCCGAGCTGTCGCGCCGGGTCGAGGCCGATCCCCGGGCCGCCGAGGCCCTGGCCTGGGCCGGCCGCCTCGAGGGCTGGCTCGAGCAGCATTTCCGCCAGACGGCGAGCAATGGCAGGGCCAGAGCGGTCGTCGAGCGAATCGAGGCCGATCTGGTGCCTCCCGCCTCGGGCGCGGGGGCAGCGCCGTGGGCCAGGTGGCTCACGGCGTGGGCCGCCCTGGCCGCGGTGGCGGTGCTCGCCGTGGGCGTCCTCGCCCTATGGCTCTGGCCGCGTGGGGCGATGTGCCGCGTGTTGAGCGGGCGCGTGCTGGCCGACGGCGCTGAGACCCGCACCATCGCCCGCGGCGCGACGATCCGGGTGGCGGAGCGGGCGGCCCTCCGGCTCTCCGACGGCTCGCGCGCAACACTCGATCCAGACACCCGCGCCACCCTTCACGGCGCGACCGAGGGCCTGCGGCAGCTCGTCGCCCTGCACGAGGGCGGCGGCGTCTTCCGCGTAGAGAAGGCTCCAGGGGGCTTCCAGGTGCGAACCCCCGTGGGCAGTGTCACCGCGCTGGGGACCGAGTTCTCCGTCAGACTCCTCCCCCCAACCCCTGACGGAACAGGAGACGATGCGATGAGGCTGAGGCACGTGGCGCTGGCTGTGGCGGTGATGGCGGGAGCGGTGCAGGTGCAGACGGGCGAGCACGCCTACGTGCTCGGAATCGGCGACAGCCAGGTGTTTGCCGGCGACGGCGAGCGCGAGGCGCCCTGGGTTCCCGACGCGCCGCGCGTAGGCGAAGGCGAACGCGACGGCGCGCCCAGGCTCGCACGGGTCGCGGGCGAGATCACCGCTGTGGGCGGCGCCTCCATCATGGTCACCACCCGCGGCGACCGCGGGGAGGCCACCCTCAATATCATCATTCGCACCGAGACGAGAATCCGCATCGAGACCGGCGAGACCGAGACCGTCGTCGGCGAGGGCGGACGCGAGGTGCGCAAACCGAAGTTTGCGGAGGGGGCAATGGCCGATCTCAAGGTCGGCCAGCGGGTCAACGTGACCTGTGTGGACGGCAATAAGGCCACCGAGGTCATCATCCTGCGAGCCAGGGCGGCTCGCGAAGGCGAAGGCGAGGCCCGTGTGAAGCGTGATGGCGGCGAGGGCGAAGCACGAATCCGTCGCGAGGGTGGCGATGGTGAGGGCGAGGTCCGCGTGAAGCGCGAGGGCGGCGAAGGCGACCGCGAAGGCGAGGCCCGTGTGAAGCGTGAGGGTGGCGATGGTGAGGGGGAAGCCCGCGTGAAGGGCGAGGGGGACGGCGACCGTGAGGGGGAGGCTCGCGTGAAGCGCGAGGGCGGCGAAGGCGACCGCGCGCCCAAGACCCTGCGCGGCTCGGGCGTGCTGACGAACGTCACCCGCGACTCCATCACGATCACCCAGCGGGGCGACCGCGGCGTGCGCTCGCGGACGCTGAAGGTGAACGGCGACACCCGGGTGCGCATCGAGGGCGGCGGCGACGGCGAGGGGGCGCGGAGCGAGAAGGTCGGGCTGGACAGCCTGAGGGTCGGGCAGAACGTGACGGCGGTATGCACCGAGGAGGGGGTGGCCGTGGAGATCATCATCCGGCGGCCCGCCGCCCCGAAGCGGGAGGGGGAGGGCGAACGCCGCCGCGAAGGCGAAGGCAAGCCGCCGCGCCCCGTGGGTGAGGGGGAACGACGGCGCGAGGGATAA
- a CDS encoding sigma-70 family RNA polymerase sigma factor yields the protein MAERETFLRLLLQHETEVRAFVGSLVRDRHVREDVFQEVALALWAQFERYDVRRSFGAWARGIAANKILQRRHQDRRFPVTLSDTAVLSVLAAFDRTEEGNASSRLEALRECLQKVPEPARQLLALRYERGLPCAEIARQTRRTLDAVYQALSRLRSALEECIRRRLAAGGA from the coding sequence ATGGCTGAGCGTGAGACATTCCTGCGGCTGCTCCTCCAGCACGAGACCGAGGTGCGGGCTTTTGTGGGCTCGCTGGTGCGTGACCGCCACGTGCGCGAGGACGTGTTCCAGGAGGTCGCCCTCGCGCTCTGGGCGCAGTTCGAGCGCTACGACGTGCGCCGATCGTTCGGCGCCTGGGCGCGCGGCATCGCGGCCAACAAGATCCTCCAGCGGCGCCACCAGGACCGCCGGTTCCCCGTCACCCTTTCGGACACGGCGGTCCTCTCAGTCCTCGCGGCGTTCGACCGCACCGAGGAGGGGAATGCGTCCAGCCGCCTCGAAGCCCTGCGCGAGTGCCTCCAGAAGGTGCCCGAGCCGGCGCGCCAGCTCCTCGCCCTCCGCTACGAGCGGGGCCTCCCGTGTGCGGAGATCGCCCGGCAGACCCGCCGCACGCTGGACGCCGTGTACCAGGCTCTTTCGCGCCTGCGCTCCGCGCTCGAGGAGTGCATTCGGCGGCGCTTGGCCGCAGGAGGCGCCTGA
- a CDS encoding sugar phosphate nucleotidyltransferase, whose translation MSLTRPLSSELDPRDVAVVILGGGRGTRLHPLTRDRAKPAVGFGGKYRLIDIVLTNCLRSKLDSIFILTQFNSYSLNRHIWQTYSRAATGLSYINVIAAEQTPQNRDWFQGTADAVRQGLRHMLRNNPRYVLILSADQIYSMDYREFLAWHIGHQADVTIAARYTPPEQVHALGVVRVNESLRVVGFHEKPRNLADVEHFRVDGLPALSPPLGAPFLCSMGIYLFNTPVLLDALDNKEEDFGRTVIPQTAQKRFMSCFPFDGYWEDVGTIEAFYQANMEWRAGRGIAAMFRRGASIITHARQLPPSRIEGTLIDDSLVADGCHLHAQHIARSIIGVRARIGDGTVIEDSILMGNDDDEGAVPFEIGANCRIRRAIVDKNAVIGDGSVIENAAAVTEAETDLYSIRSGIVVIPRCAVLPPGSRI comes from the coding sequence GTGAGCCTGACGCGCCCATTGTCCAGCGAGCTGGACCCTCGCGACGTGGCGGTGGTGATTCTGGGGGGCGGACGCGGCACGCGGCTGCACCCGCTCACCCGCGACCGGGCCAAGCCGGCCGTGGGCTTCGGCGGCAAGTATCGTCTCATTGACATCGTGCTCACCAACTGCCTGCGCTCGAAGCTCGACAGCATCTTCATCCTCACCCAGTTCAACTCCTACTCGCTCAACCGCCACATCTGGCAGACCTATTCGCGCGCCGCCACCGGCCTCAGCTACATCAACGTCATCGCCGCCGAGCAGACGCCGCAGAACCGCGACTGGTTCCAGGGCACCGCCGACGCCGTGCGCCAGGGCCTCCGTCACATGCTCCGCAACAACCCCCGCTACGTCCTCATCCTCTCCGCCGACCAGATCTACAGCATGGACTACCGCGAATTCCTCGCCTGGCACATCGGCCACCAGGCCGACGTCACCATCGCCGCCCGCTACACCCCGCCCGAGCAGGTGCACGCCCTGGGCGTCGTGCGCGTGAACGAGAGCCTGCGCGTCGTCGGCTTCCACGAAAAGCCGAGGAACCTGGCCGACGTGGAGCACTTCCGCGTGGATGGCCTGCCCGCGCTCAGCCCGCCGCTGGGCGCCCCGTTTCTGTGCTCGATGGGCATCTACCTCTTCAACACCCCCGTGCTCCTCGACGCCCTCGACAACAAGGAGGAGGACTTCGGCCGCACCGTCATCCCCCAGACCGCCCAGAAGCGCTTCATGAGCTGTTTCCCCTTCGACGGCTACTGGGAGGACGTGGGCACCATCGAGGCCTTCTACCAGGCCAACATGGAGTGGCGCGCGGGCCGCGGCATCGCCGCCATGTTCCGCCGCGGCGCCTCCATCATCACCCACGCCCGACAGCTCCCCCCCTCGCGCATCGAGGGCACGCTCATTGACGACTCCCTCGTCGCCGACGGCTGCCACCTGCACGCCCAGCACATCGCCCGTTCCATCATCGGCGTCCGAGCCCGCATCGGCGACGGCACGGTGATCGAGGACTCCATCCTCATGGGCAACGACGACGATGAGGGCGCCGTGCCCTTCGAGATCGGCGCCAACTGCCGCATCCGCCGCGCCATCGTGGACAAGAATGCCGTCATCGGCGACGGCTCGGTCATCGAGAACGCCGCCGCCGTAACCGAGGCCGAGACCGACCTCTACTCGATCCGCTCCGGCATCGTCGTCATCCCCCGTTGCGCCGTGCTGCCCCCCGGCAGCCGCATCTGA
- a CDS encoding TIGR02757 family protein: MAHATAEPRVTKSALEELYTRLNRRDLIHPDPLEVLYDYSSPLDREIVALVAASLSYGRVKAILASVGAVLAPLRCPRAYLAESTPESLQAAFADFKHRFATGRELAALLLGVKRLVERHGSLQAAFTAHLAAGHATIVPALTGFVAELRDAADGLDDHLLPRPERGSASKRLNLFLRWMVRRDAVDPGGWDAVSPAQLIVPLDVHMHRICRALGLTRRASADLRTAIEITDAFKAFAPDDPARYDFALTRLGIRPDADLDAFLAAWGVNASPERIA; encoded by the coding sequence ATGGCACACGCAACCGCCGAACCCCGCGTCACAAAGTCAGCGCTGGAGGAACTCTACACGCGCCTCAACCGCCGCGACCTGATCCACCCCGACCCGCTCGAAGTGCTCTACGACTACAGCAGCCCCCTGGACCGCGAGATCGTCGCCCTCGTCGCCGCGTCGCTCTCCTACGGCCGCGTAAAGGCCATTCTGGCGAGCGTTGGCGCCGTCCTCGCGCCCCTGCGCTGCCCGCGGGCCTACCTGGCCGAGTCCACCCCCGAATCGCTTCAGGCGGCGTTCGCAGACTTCAAGCACCGTTTTGCCACGGGCAGGGAACTGGCTGCCCTGCTCCTGGGCGTCAAGCGCCTCGTCGAGCGCCACGGCTCGCTCCAGGCAGCTTTCACAGCGCATCTGGCAGCCGGTCACGCCACCATCGTGCCCGCTCTCACTGGATTCGTGGCTGAGTTGCGCGACGCCGCCGACGGCCTCGACGACCACCTCCTGCCTCGCCCCGAGCGCGGCAGCGCCAGCAAACGCCTGAACCTCTTCCTCCGCTGGATGGTCCGCCGCGACGCGGTGGACCCCGGGGGCTGGGACGCCGTGTCGCCCGCGCAACTCATCGTGCCCCTCGACGTTCACATGCACCGCATCTGTCGCGCCTTGGGCCTCACCCGGCGCGCTTCGGCTGACTTGCGCACCGCCATCGAGATCACCGACGCCTTCAAGGCCTTTGCCCCCGACGACCCGGCGCGGTACGACTTCGCCCTCACCCGCCTCGGCATCCGCCCCGACGCCGACCTCGA